The following coding sequences are from one Paenibacillus sp. JDR-2 window:
- a CDS encoding FAD binding domain-containing protein, translated as MAANAQGVAEAPFVWHPATVEEAWQLKGTLGAEGVFTAGGTLLRTQWESGLAAVPNHLINIGAIDELHGLQTGSKSGTVSFGAMITLSDIRTSPIVNASFPLLTEAARSIAAPSIRNQATIGGNVLSMVGDSIPALLIYDPVLHWHDGASGLEEPLSEWLSTAAVHPAWKERLLLSVALTQPTLDSNTKRFVAFHKVGRRDAFTPSVVTAAFSMQLDSANRLSDVRLALGGGQTIPHRLENAEQFLTGKLVDKKTITEVYSMILEHYEPKGDAFVPVSYRKKAAANLIASELWKALR; from the coding sequence ATGGCTGCAAATGCACAAGGAGTGGCTGAAGCACCTTTCGTATGGCATCCGGCAACCGTCGAGGAAGCTTGGCAGCTTAAGGGAACGCTTGGCGCGGAAGGCGTGTTCACCGCAGGAGGCACGCTGCTGCGGACGCAATGGGAATCCGGGCTGGCGGCCGTGCCGAACCATCTGATCAATATCGGGGCCATTGACGAACTGCATGGACTTCAAACGGGCAGCAAGAGCGGAACAGTCTCCTTTGGAGCGATGATTACTCTATCGGACATACGGACCAGTCCGATTGTAAATGCGAGTTTCCCGCTTCTGACGGAAGCTGCGCGCAGCATTGCCGCACCGTCTATCCGCAATCAGGCAACAATCGGCGGCAATGTACTGTCAATGGTTGGCGACTCGATACCGGCCTTGCTTATCTATGATCCGGTTCTGCATTGGCATGACGGAGCAAGCGGACTTGAGGAGCCTTTATCGGAATGGCTGTCCACCGCAGCGGTGCATCCGGCTTGGAAGGAACGGCTGCTCCTCTCGGTTGCGTTGACACAACCAACCCTGGATTCGAATACAAAGCGATTCGTCGCTTTCCATAAAGTCGGCAGAAGGGATGCTTTCACCCCTTCCGTCGTTACCGCCGCATTCAGTATGCAGCTCGATTCGGCCAACCGGCTGAGCGATGTGAGGCTCGCGCTTGGCGGCGGGCAGACCATTCCGCATCGGCTGGAGAATGCAGAACAATTTTTGACCGGGAAGCTGGTCGATAAGAAGACGATTACGGAGGTTTATTCCATGATTCTCGAGCATTACGAGCCCAAAGGAGATGCTTTTGTACCGGTCAGCTACCGGAAGAAAGCGGCGGCGAATCTGATCGCTTCGGAGTTATGGAAAGCTTTAAGGTGA
- a CDS encoding ABC transporter permease, translating into MDLFVQIIVAAISSGTPLLFATLGGILIERSGIIQLGAEGLMLMGAVIACMTYLHTGNLALTLLAACAISAVLGIVHAFMCVTLRANQIVSGLALTLFGTGLSAYLGKSITGQPVAGAVPKVNLNWLEDVPLIGGIFAHLDVLTWFSFILVIVLHLYIHRTSWGLHLRAIGDNPPTADVMGIRVQTFRYGYIIVGSMLIGLAGADLLMVYSPTWIEGMTAGRGWIAVALIIFARWNPIRALFCAYFFGALDTIGFRIQLIGSEIPSYFLKMIPYIVTILVLMFLGWRNRNKPSGSPESLGTPYIREQRF; encoded by the coding sequence ATGGATTTATTCGTACAAATCATAGTAGCCGCCATCTCTTCAGGCACGCCTCTCTTATTCGCCACGCTTGGAGGCATTCTGATCGAACGGTCAGGCATTATTCAACTCGGCGCGGAAGGTCTAATGCTGATGGGAGCCGTCATAGCCTGTATGACATACCTGCACACCGGCAATCTGGCACTAACCTTGCTTGCCGCCTGCGCGATAAGCGCGGTGCTCGGTATCGTGCACGCCTTTATGTGCGTGACGCTGCGGGCCAATCAGATTGTCAGCGGCTTGGCATTAACGTTATTTGGCACCGGGCTTAGCGCCTATCTTGGCAAAAGCATTACCGGACAACCGGTGGCAGGCGCGGTTCCGAAGGTGAACCTGAATTGGCTTGAAGATGTGCCCTTAATTGGCGGAATATTCGCTCATCTCGATGTTTTAACTTGGTTCAGCTTTATTCTGGTTATCGTCTTGCACTTATACATTCACCGCACCTCATGGGGACTTCACCTAAGAGCGATTGGCGATAACCCGCCAACGGCCGACGTGATGGGGATCCGGGTACAAACGTTCCGTTATGGCTATATCATCGTTGGCTCCATGCTGATCGGCCTTGCGGGCGCGGATCTGCTGATGGTGTATTCGCCAACCTGGATTGAAGGCATGACGGCAGGCAGAGGCTGGATCGCCGTGGCTCTCATTATTTTCGCAAGATGGAATCCGATCCGCGCTTTGTTCTGTGCTTACTTCTTCGGCGCACTCGATACCATCGGCTTCCGCATTCAATTGATCGGCAGCGAGATTCCGTCTTATTTCCTCAAGATGATTCCATACATTGTAACGATTCTGGTTCTGATGTTCCTTGGCTGGCGCAACCGGAATAAGCCTTCGGGCTCGCCGGAGTCGCTTGGTACACCGTATATTCGCGAACAAAGATTTTAA
- the pucD gene encoding xanthine dehydrogenase subunit D: MLLNRKGSGARWRVRPDGPDKVTGKLAYLTDMTAPDMLIGRVLRSPHAHARITAIRTEHAAALDGVHAVITHKDVPGLNRFGIAHPDQPVLCEDRVRYVGDAVAAVAADTLEIAEHALRLIEVDYEPLPIVEDAEYALTDEAPQLHPQGNLLHRNGFQRGDVAAGFESCAYVVEETYYTPRQMHTYMETEGGLFLPGEDGRLTVYSPTQHGFMDRMQLARILAIPQSEIRIVSSPIGGSFGGKDELNVQPYGALLSRITKRPVKLHNSRWESVRAGLKRHPMKITMKTGVDENGRLIAHQVRIVADTGPYATLGAEVLNFAVEHVIGPYRYEHLDVEGFSVYTNNGMSGEFRGFGGNQAIFALEGQFDRLAEKLGIDPWELRLRNMRRADDPGPYDQPIAMTEGAKQVSAAMTSSPIWQERSNPAAKADQDEPWIRTGIGAAFTMHGAGLGFGIPDPAGGRLTLAADGKIEAVFGYEEFGQGLIASLEQMLIEQFGFASEDIRIVIGDTDVVPDSGSTTASRATSMMWKSLQNLRPLFEEAVLGKAADFLQLPASQLRFGEGGVYAIEASSEPPGAECLMTYRAIAAACGEPITSATQFHFPTSATQKVGAHFLYTYSAVAVKVEVNQLTGRVRVLHQYHAVAAGPVINPQGFLGQIEGGSSMAIGFALTEDAVMSGGQYLTKNLDTYLVPTIAEHRGTIDVHPIEELPEEDNYGPRGIGEVGSVTIAPAIAAAIYDAIGVRVTKLPIDTELLLAQSFEPFLDKAVSGE, encoded by the coding sequence ATGCTCTTGAACAGAAAAGGAAGCGGGGCTCGCTGGCGAGTTCGTCCCGACGGGCCTGATAAAGTAACCGGGAAGCTGGCTTATTTGACCGATATGACCGCACCGGATATGCTGATTGGCCGCGTACTGCGCAGTCCTCACGCGCATGCGCGGATTACGGCTATTCGAACCGAGCATGCCGCGGCTTTGGATGGCGTGCATGCCGTCATTACCCATAAAGACGTACCGGGGCTTAACCGGTTTGGAATCGCTCATCCCGATCAGCCTGTTCTTTGCGAGGACCGAGTGCGGTATGTCGGAGATGCGGTTGCGGCCGTAGCTGCCGATACCCTTGAGATTGCGGAGCATGCGCTTCGGTTAATCGAAGTCGACTACGAGCCGCTGCCGATTGTGGAGGATGCGGAATATGCGCTTACGGACGAGGCACCGCAGCTTCATCCGCAAGGCAATCTGCTTCACCGGAACGGATTCCAGCGCGGCGACGTAGCTGCAGGCTTTGAGAGCTGCGCCTACGTCGTAGAAGAAACCTATTATACGCCGAGGCAAATGCATACGTACATGGAGACCGAAGGCGGACTGTTTCTCCCGGGAGAGGACGGAAGGCTTACCGTTTATTCGCCAACGCAACATGGCTTTATGGACCGCATGCAGCTGGCTCGCATTCTAGCGATTCCGCAAAGCGAGATTCGAATCGTTTCCAGCCCGATCGGCGGATCCTTCGGCGGAAAAGACGAGCTTAACGTTCAGCCTTACGGAGCGCTGCTCTCACGGATAACCAAACGCCCGGTTAAGCTCCATAACTCCAGGTGGGAATCGGTACGGGCCGGTCTCAAGCGGCATCCGATGAAAATAACGATGAAGACCGGCGTAGACGAAAACGGCAGGCTAATTGCCCACCAAGTCCGAATTGTCGCGGATACGGGTCCTTACGCCACCCTTGGCGCTGAAGTGCTTAACTTCGCGGTGGAGCATGTGATTGGTCCTTACCGGTACGAGCATCTGGACGTGGAGGGCTTCTCGGTCTACACGAACAACGGAATGTCAGGCGAATTTCGGGGGTTTGGCGGCAATCAGGCGATATTTGCCCTGGAAGGACAGTTCGACCGGCTGGCGGAAAAGCTTGGAATAGATCCCTGGGAGCTCAGGCTTCGGAATATGCGCAGGGCCGATGATCCTGGTCCGTACGATCAGCCGATCGCTATGACGGAAGGCGCGAAACAGGTTTCGGCCGCAATGACTTCCAGCCCGATATGGCAGGAGCGCAGCAATCCGGCGGCCAAGGCAGACCAAGACGAACCATGGATCCGAACGGGAATCGGCGCGGCATTTACGATGCATGGAGCGGGACTTGGCTTCGGGATACCCGATCCGGCCGGCGGGCGATTGACGCTCGCCGCGGACGGCAAGATTGAAGCGGTATTCGGTTACGAGGAATTCGGGCAAGGCTTGATCGCTTCTCTTGAGCAAATGCTGATAGAGCAGTTCGGCTTCGCGTCCGAGGATATCCGAATCGTTATCGGCGATACGGATGTCGTGCCGGACAGCGGATCAACCACCGCATCGCGCGCAACTAGCATGATGTGGAAGTCGCTGCAAAATTTGCGTCCGCTGTTCGAAGAAGCGGTTCTTGGCAAAGCCGCGGATTTCTTGCAGCTTCCCGCAAGCCAGCTGAGGTTTGGAGAAGGCGGCGTTTACGCCATTGAAGCAAGCTCCGAGCCTCCCGGTGCGGAATGCCTCATGACCTATCGGGCAATAGCGGCAGCTTGCGGGGAACCGATCACCAGCGCAACGCAATTTCATTTTCCTACCTCCGCAACGCAAAAGGTAGGCGCCCATTTTCTATATACGTACTCCGCGGTTGCCGTAAAAGTTGAAGTGAACCAGCTGACCGGCCGGGTCCGGGTGCTGCATCAATACCATGCGGTAGCAGCCGGACCGGTGATCAACCCGCAAGGCTTTCTTGGGCAGATCGAGGGCGGCAGCAGCATGGCCATCGGCTTCGCCCTGACGGAAGACGCGGTTATGAGCGGCGGTCAATATTTGACGAAAAATCTGGATACGTACCTGGTGCCAACGATAGCGGAGCATCGCGGAACGATTGACGTTCATCCGATTGAAGAGCTGCCGGAAGAAGACAATTACGGCCCCCGCGGCATTGGCGAGGTAGGATCGGTAACGATTGCACCGGCAATCGCCGCAGCTATCTATGACGCCATTGGCGTTCGGGTGACAAAACTTCCGATAGATACGGAGCTGCTGCTCGCGCAATCTTTTGAACCATTCCTAGACAAGGCGGTGAGCGGAGAATGA
- a CDS encoding (2Fe-2S)-binding protein: MKDSAKPVTPLAASSIPCTINGHEFSLNVPPAKRLLHVLRDDLAMTGTKRSCEIGRCGACMVMVGGVPVNSCLTMAYQCSGKSITTIEGISAAAGGIDPIQRAFLEEGGFQCGYCTPGMIISVKALLDHNPDPTSLEIEEALSGNICRCTGYGGIKRAVQKAIEWRKEAYESESISD, translated from the coding sequence ATGAAGGATTCGGCAAAGCCGGTTACACCGCTTGCGGCAAGCTCGATCCCGTGTACGATTAACGGTCATGAATTCAGCTTGAACGTACCGCCGGCCAAGCGGCTGCTTCATGTGCTGCGCGATGACCTGGCGATGACGGGGACAAAGCGTTCCTGCGAAATCGGCCGATGCGGCGCCTGCATGGTTATGGTGGGCGGCGTTCCCGTTAACTCTTGTCTTACGATGGCTTATCAATGCTCGGGCAAATCTATCACAACCATTGAAGGAATTTCGGCGGCAGCCGGCGGCATCGACCCGATCCAGAGAGCTTTTCTCGAAGAGGGCGGATTCCAATGCGGTTACTGCACGCCGGGAATGATTATATCGGTCAAGGCGCTGCTCGATCATAATCCGGATCCGACCTCGCTTGAGATCGAAGAAGCGTTATCCGGGAACATATGCCGGTGCACCGGCTACGGAGGCATTAAGAGAGCCGTACAAAAGGCGATAGAGTGGAGGAAGGAAGCCTATGAATCTGAATCTATCAGCGATTAA
- a CDS encoding ABC transporter permease: MSKQPVQSTLAIEQPDTATRRSKLLSLRIELDPSRKESPWWMTIVSILLALVFCGIFIAANGMNPITVYSKMITGAFGTSFGITETLVKSIPLLLCGIGVAIAYRISVWNIGAEGQFLAGAMAATAVTVYFPNMPAYLVIPAMIVFSILGGGIWGLLTAIPRTYFQVNELITSLMLNYVALLALNYFVFGPWKDPKGFNFPGTPVFTDAQSLPVLGDTRLHLGLVFAIVGVLLYAFLMKYTRWGYELRLIGANPEAAKNAGIKISRHILLVMLISGGMAGLAGMAEVSGVTHRLMYGISPGYGYTAIIVAWLAKLNPIGLVISSFLFGGLIVGGFSVQTIGLPSSISSMIQGAILFFLIAGSMASKFRIRRNA, translated from the coding sequence ATGAGCAAGCAGCCGGTACAAAGCACTTTAGCCATCGAACAACCGGATACAGCAACACGCCGCAGCAAGCTGCTGTCTCTACGAATCGAACTGGATCCATCCAGAAAAGAAAGCCCGTGGTGGATGACCATCGTTTCTATCCTGCTAGCTTTAGTCTTCTGCGGCATCTTTATCGCCGCTAACGGCATGAACCCGATCACGGTATATTCGAAAATGATTACCGGGGCGTTTGGAACCTCATTTGGCATTACGGAAACGCTTGTGAAGTCAATCCCGCTTCTGCTGTGCGGCATCGGGGTTGCGATTGCTTACCGCATTTCGGTATGGAATATCGGGGCGGAGGGGCAATTCCTCGCCGGAGCGATGGCGGCGACGGCGGTAACGGTCTATTTTCCGAATATGCCCGCATATCTCGTGATTCCTGCGATGATCGTGTTTAGTATACTTGGCGGCGGGATTTGGGGACTGTTGACCGCAATTCCGAGGACGTATTTCCAGGTCAACGAGCTGATCACGTCACTCATGCTTAACTATGTGGCCCTGCTGGCCCTGAACTACTTCGTTTTTGGTCCTTGGAAGGATCCGAAGGGCTTTAATTTCCCGGGTACTCCGGTATTTACGGATGCGCAGTCGCTACCGGTGCTTGGGGATACAAGGCTGCATCTGGGTCTCGTGTTTGCCATTGTCGGCGTTCTGCTGTACGCCTTCCTGATGAAATATACCCGCTGGGGTTACGAGCTCCGCTTGATTGGCGCTAACCCGGAAGCGGCGAAAAACGCAGGCATCAAGATCAGTCGTCATATTCTGCTCGTTATGCTGATCAGCGGCGGCATGGCCGGCCTCGCCGGAATGGCGGAAGTATCGGGCGTTACCCACCGCCTCATGTACGGAATATCGCCGGGCTACGGGTATACGGCGATTATCGTTGCTTGGCTTGCTAAGCTGAATCCGATTGGTCTTGTTATTTCGTCGTTCCTGTTTGGCGGTCTTATCGTGGGAGGCTTCAGCGTACAAACGATTGGACTTCCGTCCTCCATTTCATCCATGATCCAAGGGGCGATTCTGTTCTTCCTGATTGCAGGCAGCATGGCCAGCAAATTCCGTATCCGGAGAAATGCATAG